In Caballeronia insecticola, one DNA window encodes the following:
- a CDS encoding NAD-dependent epimerase/dehydratase family protein yields the protein MRVLVTGGSGFLAAWVMRRLLARGMQVRAFDVRENASLVRTLAPERADEIEWRTGDIGEARDVAHALDGCDGVIHLAGVLTPACAADPVRGAHINLTGTLNVFDAAIACGLRSVLYASSAGVFGPDDGATPYPLTHYGAFKLACEGSARAYWHDRGIASIGFRPLVVYGAGRETGSSAGPSLACRAAARGEPYTIPFTGATGLVYADNVAAAYELALTREINGAHAFTLAGDITPMERVIAILDDIVPGARIDAAGAPLPIATSFPDDPALAQMLPGLPKTPLEEGLRQTVAFYR from the coding sequence ATGCGAGTACTGGTGACAGGCGGCAGCGGTTTTCTGGCGGCGTGGGTGATGCGACGGCTGCTCGCGCGCGGCATGCAAGTGCGCGCCTTCGACGTGCGCGAGAACGCGAGTCTCGTGCGGACGCTCGCGCCGGAACGCGCCGATGAGATCGAATGGCGGACCGGCGATATCGGCGAAGCGCGCGATGTCGCGCATGCGCTCGATGGCTGCGACGGCGTCATCCATCTGGCGGGCGTGCTGACGCCCGCGTGCGCCGCCGATCCCGTGCGCGGCGCGCACATCAATCTCACCGGCACACTGAATGTCTTCGATGCGGCCATCGCGTGCGGGCTGCGCTCCGTGCTCTATGCGAGCAGCGCGGGCGTCTTCGGCCCCGACGACGGCGCCACGCCCTATCCGCTGACGCATTACGGCGCGTTCAAGCTGGCGTGCGAGGGTTCGGCGCGCGCGTACTGGCACGATCGCGGTATCGCGAGCATCGGTTTTCGGCCGCTCGTCGTGTACGGCGCGGGGCGGGAAACGGGTTCGAGCGCGGGGCCGAGCCTCGCATGCCGTGCCGCCGCGCGCGGCGAGCCCTACACGATTCCCTTCACGGGCGCGACGGGACTCGTCTACGCGGATAACGTCGCCGCCGCGTACGAACTCGCGCTCACCCGCGAGATCAACGGCGCGCACGCGTTCACGCTAGCCGGCGACATCACGCCGATGGAGCGTGTCATCGCCATACTCGATGACATCGTGCCGGGCGCGCGCATCGACGCTGCGGGCGCGCCGCTGCCGATCGCCACATCCTTTCCCGACGATCCGGCGCTCGCGCAGATGCTGCCCGGTTTGCCGAAAACGCCGCTGGAAGAAGGCTTGCGGCAGACGGTCGCTTTCTATCGTTAG
- a CDS encoding FAD-dependent oxidoreductase, translating to METLESLGQNETFDVVVIGAGGAGMSAALVAAIDGARVLLVESTEYVGGTTAYSAGTTWMPASPHAASVNRDDTAANAEAFLTRAVGERSDAAMRRAFLEAGPRAVAHLEANSDVKYRARPFHPDYLSEIEGSTLRGRALEPLPFDGRKLGRAFALIRPPIPEFTVLGGMMVDRDDVGHLLNMTKSFASFGHALKLLARHARDRMSAPRGTRLVMGNALIGRLLFSLLQRGVTVLTNTKVEALHTGASGVEGVTLRHVNEQRRIGVTGGVILASGGFNRHPTRRGEMLPGADPAWCPAAPGHTGSAQDLALAAGARFGDGALSNAFWAPVSVRRRADGTTAVFPHFLMDRGKPGMIVVDKTGRRFLNENTSYHLFGIAMQEANRTTPSVPAYLVTDAQGLRKYGLGMVRPGGKGLAPFLADGYLVEGSTLGELAGKLGIDEAGLADSVARINRYAQTGVDTDFQRGTTDYQNANGDANWSGPNKCLGPIGEAPFYAVRLYPGDIGAATGLVTDTNARVLDRADRPIGGLYACGNDMQSVMGGVYPGPGITLGPGLAFGYLAARHATARGRTPQAALPDARDDAFTLPLDIPTHAHAK from the coding sequence ATGGAGACATTGGAGAGTCTGGGCCAGAATGAAACGTTCGACGTCGTGGTCATCGGTGCGGGCGGGGCGGGCATGTCGGCGGCGCTCGTGGCGGCCATCGACGGCGCGCGCGTGCTGCTCGTCGAAAGCACGGAATACGTCGGCGGCACGACGGCCTATTCGGCGGGCACCACGTGGATGCCGGCGTCGCCGCACGCGGCGAGCGTCAATCGCGACGATACCGCCGCGAACGCCGAAGCCTTCCTGACGCGCGCAGTCGGCGAGCGCAGCGATGCCGCGATGCGTCGCGCATTTCTGGAAGCCGGTCCGCGAGCCGTGGCGCATCTCGAAGCGAACTCGGACGTGAAATATCGTGCGCGCCCGTTTCATCCCGATTATCTGTCCGAGATCGAAGGCTCGACGTTGCGTGGCCGCGCGCTGGAGCCGCTGCCGTTCGACGGCCGCAAGCTCGGCCGTGCGTTCGCGCTGATCCGTCCGCCGATTCCGGAATTCACCGTGCTGGGCGGCATGATGGTCGATCGCGACGACGTCGGGCATCTGCTTAACATGACGAAGTCGTTCGCATCGTTCGGACATGCGCTCAAGCTGCTCGCGCGTCACGCCCGCGACCGCATGAGCGCGCCGCGCGGCACGCGCCTCGTGATGGGCAACGCGCTGATCGGCCGGCTGCTGTTTTCGCTGCTCCAGCGCGGCGTGACGGTGCTGACCAACACGAAGGTCGAGGCGCTGCACACGGGCGCGAGCGGCGTCGAAGGCGTGACGCTCAGGCATGTGAACGAGCAGCGGCGCATCGGCGTGACGGGCGGCGTGATTCTCGCGAGCGGCGGCTTCAATCGACATCCGACGCGGCGTGGCGAGATGTTGCCCGGCGCCGATCCCGCGTGGTGTCCCGCCGCGCCCGGCCACACCGGCAGCGCGCAGGATCTGGCACTCGCGGCGGGTGCGCGTTTCGGCGATGGCGCGCTGTCCAACGCATTCTGGGCGCCGGTTTCCGTGCGCAGGCGCGCCGACGGCACCACGGCCGTGTTCCCGCACTTTTTGATGGATCGCGGCAAGCCGGGCATGATCGTCGTCGATAAAACGGGGCGGCGCTTTCTCAACGAGAACACGTCATATCACCTGTTTGGCATCGCGATGCAGGAAGCAAACCGCACGACGCCTTCCGTGCCCGCGTATCTCGTGACGGACGCGCAAGGTCTGCGCAAGTACGGCCTCGGCATGGTGCGTCCGGGCGGCAAGGGACTCGCGCCGTTTCTTGCGGACGGCTATCTGGTCGAAGGCAGCACGCTCGGCGAACTGGCGGGCAAACTCGGCATCGACGAAGCCGGGCTCGCGGATAGCGTCGCGCGCATCAATCGCTACGCGCAGACGGGCGTCGATACGGATTTTCAGCGCGGCACGACCGACTATCAGAACGCCAACGGCGACGCGAACTGGAGCGGCCCGAACAAGTGCCTCGGGCCGATCGGCGAGGCGCCGTTCTACGCGGTGCGGCTGTATCCGGGCGATATCGGCGCGGCGACCGGGCTCGTCACCGATACGAACGCGCGCGTGCTGGATCGCGCCGACCGGCCGATCGGCGGCCTCTATGCGTGCGGCAACGACATGCAGTCCGTAATGGGCGGCGTCTATCCCGGTCCGGGCATCACGCTCGGACCCGGACTCGCGTTCGGCTATCTCGCGGCGCGGCATGCGACGGCGCGTGGCCGGACGCCGCAAGCCGCGTTGCCGGACGCGCGCGACGACGCATTCACTCTGCCGCTCGACATCCCAACACACGCGCACGCCAAATGA